The region TTTTAGATAGTTTTGGCGTAATTCTTCTACATTTGGATATAACATTTCAGGAATGTAGGCTCCTCCAAATTCTCCGTAATAGCCTTTTTCGTTGACGTGGTATGACATGATTTTATTTTTTTTATTTTTTTATAACTGTAGATACACACTGCAGTGCGTCTTTACATAATTGTATATTTTTTAATCCGGGTTCGATTTCAAATTTACTGTTGACATCAATGGCGTAAAGCGGTAAATTGGTTTTCGAAATTTCATTTACAGCGCCCATTTCAGCAATTCCAATTCCTCCGCTTAGGAAAAATGGTTTGTTTGATGGATATTTTTCTAATACTTTCCAGTCAAAAGGGGTTCCGTTGCCACCGGGTAATTTTCCTTTGGTATCAAAAAGAAAATAATCACAAACAGTTTCAAACGGTTTCAGTACTTCAAAATCAAAATCATCAGCTACCGAAAATACTTTTATGATTTCAATCTGAACTTGTTTCAGATTCTTGATTTCATTTTTCAAATCTAAACAAAATTCAACTGATTCGTGGCCGTGTAATTGTATGGCTTGTAAATTATATTTTTCGACTTTTTCCAAAATTAGGCTGCTGCTTTCGTTCACAAAAACTCCAACTTTCTTAATTGATTTTGGTAAATCAGGAATTATACCATCAAAATATCGAGCTGATTTTTCCCAGAATATAAATCCCATATAATCGGGTAGGAGCGCGCCTACTTCGAGAATGTTTTCGGGATATTTCATGCCGCAGATTTTGAGTTTCATCGTATTTTTTTTAACCACAAAGTTCACAAAGCATGCGCAAAGTTCACAAAGTTTTTATTATCTATTAAATTAGTTTTGAAATAAATTCTGTTGCTGCTTTACCCGCATTGTCGGTTTTCATAAAGTTTTCACCAATAAGGAAACCTTTGTAGCCGTAAGGTTTTAGTTCGTTAATGGCTTCTATTGATGAAATGCCGCTTTCGGAAATTTTTACAAAATCATTCGGAATTTGAGCTGCCAGTTGTTTGCTGAAATCCAAACTTACTTCAAATGTTTTCAGGTTGCGGTTGTTTACACCAATCATGTCCAATGTAGGCATTATCGATTTTTCCAGCTCTTCCTGATTGTGCACTTCCAGTAAAACTTCGAGTCCTAAACTTTTAGCAAATTCAGATAATTTTTTGATTTCGTCTCTGGTTAAAACTGCGGCGATGAGCAAAATTAAATCGGCTCCGTGTGCTTTGGCTTCTAAGATTTGGTATTCATCCACAATGAATTCTTTTCGCAATAGCGGAATATTTACTGTGGCTCTAGCCAAAAGTAAATCGTCTAAGGAACCACCAAAATATTTTCCATCCGTTAATACCGAAATTCCACAAGCACCGGCATTTTCATAGCCTTTTGTTACTTCTTCCACGGTAAAGCTATAATTTATTTCTGCTTTAGAAGGCGAGCGACGTTTGTGTTCGGCAATAATTCCTGACGTGCTGTTTTGCAAATTATCACTCAAAGAAATAGTCTTTTTTTCGAAGAAAACCGAAGCTTCCAATTGTGAAACAGGAATAATCGATTTCTTGAGAATGACTTCTTGTTTTTTGTCAATTATGATTTTATCTAAAATATTCATTCTTAATTGTTTGTTTAAAGTTTTCTTTGTTTAAAGTTTCAAGTTGTTCGAAATTCCAACAACTTTAAACCTTAAACTTTAAACTATTTTATTTGCTTAATTCTTGTAATGTTTTCAAAGATAAAAGTCCTTTTCCGGATAGTAAACTTTCTTTTGCTATTTGAAATCCTTCTAAAGCAGAGCATTTTGTAACCGTTGCAATTGCCATAGCAGCATTGGCACAAACCACATTATTTTGAGCTTCGCTTCCTTTACCGGAAATAATATCAATAAACATTTGAGCAGATTCTTCGATTGTTTTTCCACCTTCAATTTCGCTTTGCGCCAAAAGAGAAACACCAAAATCCTCAGGGTTTAACATTCCTTCCATCGAACGGGTAATTGTTTTTGTAGGTCCAGTCAATGAAACTTCATCATAACCGTCAAGCGAATGAAGAATGGTAAAGTTGGTATCCGTATTTTGATATAAATACGCATACATTCTGGCCAGTTCTAAATTGAAAACGCCTACCAATTGATTGTTTGGGAAGGAAGGATTCACCATGGGACCCAGCATATTAAAAAAGGTTTTTACCGCTAATTCCTTTCGAATAGGACCTACGTTTTTCATAGCAGGGTGAAATAAAGGGGCATGCAAGACACAAATCCCTGCTTTGTCGATGCAGCGTTCCAAGAAATCAGCGTCGTTACTAAATTTGATGCCCATTTTTTCCATGACATTACTTGAGCCAGAAATAGAAGAAACACCATAATTCCCGTGTTTGGCGACTTTTATTCCTGCACCCGCTGCCACAAATGAGGCCAAAGTAGAGATATTGAAAGTGTCTTTGCCATCACCACCGGTACCACACAAATCGATGGTGTTGTAAGCCGATAAATCCGCACGAATACATAAATCTAATAAGGCTTCCCGAAAACCCGCAAGTTCGTCGATACTGACACTGCGCATCATATATACGGTAAGGAAAGCTGAGATTTGACTCGAATTGTAACTTCCGTTGGAGATATTGATTAATACGTTTTTAGCCTCTTCTTTGGAGAGTATTTCGTGATTGATCAGTCTGTTTAATATGTTTTTCATTTTATTTTATTTTTTGCCGCTAAGGCTCAAAGACGCAAAGTTTAGTAATGAATATTGTTATTTAAATTCAGTCAACTGATTACTGCGACTGAACACTGAATACTATGATTTTACCCAATTTTCCAGCATCTTTTTTCCGTTTGGAGTCAGTACACTTTCCGGATGAAATTGTACTCCGCGCACATCAAAGGTTCGGTGTCTCAAAGACATTACTTGTCCGTTTTCGTCAAATGAGGTGGCTTCGAGAACATCGGGTAAGTTAGCCTCTACCACCCAAGAATGGTAGCGTCCCACTTCAAACTCGTTTCCGATTCCTTCAAATAGTATTTCGTTATCAACTACCGTTTTGACCTTTGTGGCTACGCCGTGATATACTTTGTCCAAATTAGAAAGGCTTCCGCCAAAAACTTCTCCTATGGCTTGCTGTCCCAAGCAGACTCCGAGAATACTTTTGGTAGGGGCATATTTTCGGATAACATCTTTCAATAATCCGGCTTCATCCGGAATTCCGGGACCTGGAGAAAGTAATATTTTATCGAAACGTTCAATTTCCTCAATATCAAATTCATCGTTTCTGTATACGCTAACTTCACAATTTAAATCTTCCAGATAATGCACTAAATTGTAAGTAAAGCTATCGTAATTGTCTATGACTACTATTTTTTTCATCGTGTTTGTATTATTTTTCTCGAACGTATTTTTCGATTATTATTCGATTTATTCCCAGTTTTTCAATTTTCTCCGTTCCCTTTTGAATCAAAGTGTCATTTTGTATTTTTACGACAAAGTCAAATTTGTTATTTTCCCATTCTCTAACCGAAAAGTATTCTAGATTTTCAGTATAAAGGCTGTCTTTTAAAGTGTATTTTCCTCCGCCAGCAAAATAAAGGGCGGTACTGTCTTTTCCGTTATTTAAATCATGGTTGAAAAATGAAAAATGAGTGTCATTAATTATTTTGATCATTTTAGTATTAGGATTGAATGTCGAAAAAGTACTGTCTTTTTCAGTAGTAATGGCCGATATGAGTCGCCAAGTTCCTGCAATATTATTTTTGTCTTTCTTAGAATTTTCTTGTTTTAGATTGCAAGCTGCAAAAAGAACAATGATTAGTAAGCTGCTAATTGTTGTTTTCATCTTTTAAAAGTTTAAATTGGTTAAATCGTTTCTGCTAGATCCAGTGCTTTATTTAGCGCCTTTAATTTGTTGTATACTTCCTGCATTTCACTCTCTTCGTCTGAACTGGCTACGATTCCCGCTCCGGCTTGCGAATGCAACTGATGGTTTTTGCTAAGGAAAGTTCTGATCATGATGGCGTGATTGAAATTGCCTTCAAAATCCATGAAGCCTATTGCACCGCCATAAAAGTTGCGGTTGGTTTTCTCATATTCCTCAATCAGTTGCATCGCTCGGTGTTTAGGAGCCCCGCTTAATGTTCCTGCTGGAAAAGTATCGGCAACGACTTGCATGGTTGTGGCTTTGTCATGTAAATGTCCCGTTACTTTGGAAACCAAATGAATAACATGGGAGAAAAACTGTACTTCTCTGTATTTTTCGACATTTACGTCATGACCATTTCGGCTCAAATCATTTCTGGCTAAATCGACTAACATTACATGTTCGCTGTTCTCTTTTTTGTCTTCGGATAATTCTTTGGCAAGAATGGCGTCTTGCTCGTCATTTCCGGTTCTCTTGAAGGTTCCGGCTATGGGATGAATTTCGGCTTTTCTGTTTTTTACAATAATTTGGGCTTCGGGTGAAGAACCAAATATTTTGAAATTTCCATAATCAAAAAAGAACAAATAGGGCGAAGGATTAATGCTTCTTAAGGCTCTGTAGACATTAAATTCATCGCCTTTGAAGCCTTGGGTGAAACGTCTGGATAAAACCAATTGGAAAACATCTCCACGGAAACAATGCTTTTTGGCCAAAGCCACATTGTGCTTGAATTCTTCATCGGTTAGATTTGAAAAACCTTCACCTTCTTTGGTAAACTTATACGAAGCTATGTTTCTGGATTGCAATAATTGTTCGATTTCCGAAATGTTGTTTGTGTCGTCTAGGCTATGGCAAAAAATATAAGCTTCATTTTTAAAATGATTAATGGCAATTATGTTTTGGTATACGGCATAGTACACATCGGGAATGGTATTACTATTGTCTTTTTTGGCAATGGTTACTTTTTCGAAATAACGAACAGCATCATAGGAAATGTAACCAAACAAACCATTATTGATGAATTTGAAATCGTTTTTTGTGGACTTGAATTGATGGGAAAAAGCTTGAATTACTTTTGGAATATCGGTATCAGAATTAATTGCTATTTTCTCAGATGTGCCATCAGGATAGCTTTTAAAGATGGTTTCGTTTTCTATCTTTATCGATGCAATAGGATTACAACAGATATAGGAAAAACTGTTGTCGTTCCCATGGTAATCACTACTTTCAAGTAATAAACTGTTTGGGAACTTATCGCGTATTTTGAAATATACACTTACCGGTGTCATCGTATCAGCAAGGATTTGCTTGTATTTTGTATTTAAGATATAAGATTTCAATTTGTTTTTATTTTAGTTAAGTTAAATTTCGGCATAAAAAAAAGGCCTGTCGTGATGACAAGCCTTTTTATATTTATAGTTTAAATAATACTATAGGAGCTTTGTTCACGACCATTGACGTAAATTATTCCACCACCAAGTATTGTTTAAAATTGTGTTCATGTTGTTTTTATTGATGACAAATATATAAATGAAATTTGATTAGGACAAACTTATTAAATAAAAAATAAAACATTATGCCATTTTTTTGTTTAAAAAAATAATACTCTTTAATTATAGTTTAGAGTTTTACTCCATTGGCTATGAAGTGATTGTCAGGGATTAATATCCTTTGACTAATATGGTGTTTGTTTTTAATCTAAAATCAGGTATCCTTTTATTATTAGGTTGTAGAAAAAGCGCTTCCTTAGTCAGTTTAGAATATTCTATGGAAAAAGATTCATTGCTATACCAGTTTTTTATTTCTGGGTCGTTTTCAATAATTTCGCTTTGGACTCCACCTTCACAGTTATTGACAAGTAGGCTTTGCAGATTTATTTTTGCCAAATTTGCTGAAATATTGGCAATTTTATCGTCCAATAAAACACAAAGTTTAAATCCGGAAACGACACTGTTGCTAAGGCTGAAATAGCTTTTGTCTTTGATGTAAATCGCTTCTCGAACTAAGCCCTGATTGTTTTCTTCTAAATTAGCCAAAGTAATATTGGTAGCTGTTATTTTGGTCAACTTTTTGGTTGGGTCTAAATTTTCGATTTTGTCAAAAGAATCTATTTCGAAGCATCTCGAACCTGAGATATCGGATGAATAAGGGTAACGAATGGCAATACTGTTGTTTATGTTGCATTGGGCTCCTTGGGTAAAATCGAAATCATCATCGGTGGCTCTAAAAGAAATGAGATTGTCAAAATTGACGTCACCTCCATAGCATTCGAAGGAATCGTCATTAGAATAACTGATTTGTATAAAGCTAAACTTGGATTGGCGACCAACTCCGGCCAATGATAGGCCATTAAGTTCTTTTAAAGTATTGAGTTTTCTTCCCGAAAATTCAATTCGAACATATTTTAATATACCGGAATCACTATCGGGATTTTGTCCGCCATATTGACTAATCATGTGATCCAGATTAAAATCTAAGAAACTGACTCCGCCAATTTTGTTGATAGGGGCATCCCCCAAGATGATTATGCCTCCCCAATCGCCCGGTTTTCTTGCGTAAGCTTCCTTATCCGATGTGAAAATGATGGGGTCAGTGTCTTTTCCTTCGGCCATTATTTTGGCTCCTTTTGTTATGACGAGCGTACCGCATGTTTCTACATCACCTCTTATAACTGTTCCAGGTTCTATGGTAAGCACGGCATTATTGGTTACATAAACTACGCCTATCAATCGGTACGTTTGCTTCTTGTGAAGTGTAAGGTTTTTGTCTATTTTTCCTGTCAAAATGGTTGTGGCTTCGGGATATTCTTCGGTTGCCGGTTTGAAATTGGTCCAATTGTTTAACCAATTGTTTTGGCCAATAATTCCTTTTGTTTGCTGAGAATAGATTGATTGGGCACTTAATAAAAGACAGCTAATCAGAATAAAAAGCAATTTTTTCATGATTCAATTTTGTTTTAAATATTTATCATATACACAGAAAAACTTCTGTTGCATTTATTTAATGATTTATTTTTTTCAAAATTAACTGCCTTTTATGAATTGGATAATCATTGAGTATTAAGTATTTGTTACTATAAGGTTAATGAAGATTTTAAATACTGTTTTAGAAATTTTAGTTTTTTAAGGTTCAAAGTAGTGTGTATAATCGAGGATAAGCAGAATGAAAAAGCCCCAATAATTTCTTATTGAGGCTTATTTTTTTTTTTGAACTTTTAAAGCTGTAAACTACATTTTTAGAAATACTTCTAATTCAAAATCATTGTAGATGGTTTTATCTCCAAGGTCTTCAAAATAACTTCCGGAGCCGTATTTAATATCATATTTGGTACGGTCTACAGTTAGTTTAGCTGTTGCGGAGTCGTCTTTTAGGGTCAAATCAAATTTGGTTGGTTTTGTGACGCCTTTGATGGTCAAATCAGCGGTGATGCCGTAGTTGTCTTTTCCTTTGTTCTGGATTGTTTTGAAGACTAAAGTGGCAGTAGGGAAATTTTGGGTTCCAAAAAAATCATCCGATTTTAAATGACCTTCGAGATTTAGTTTTGGTTTACCTGTTTGGTCTGTGTTGTTTAAGGTGGTCATGTCAGCGACAAATCTTCCGC is a window of Flavobacterium acetivorans DNA encoding:
- a CDS encoding YceI family protein — translated: MKKLKIIGILVTVLLTYGNIQSQTKKIDLTKSKITWTGKKITGEHQGTIDFKEGYLIMKDNTITGGRFVADMTTLNNTDQTGKPKLNLEGHLKSDDFFGTQNFPTATLVFKTIQNKGKDNYGITADLTIKGVTKPTKFDLTLKDDSATAKLTVDRTKYDIKYGSGSYFEDLGDKTIYNDFELEVFLKM
- the trpD gene encoding anthranilate phosphoribosyltransferase: MKNILNRLINHEILSKEEAKNVLINISNGSYNSSQISAFLTVYMMRSVSIDELAGFREALLDLCIRADLSAYNTIDLCGTGGDGKDTFNISTLASFVAAGAGIKVAKHGNYGVSSISGSSNVMEKMGIKFSNDADFLERCIDKAGICVLHAPLFHPAMKNVGPIRKELAVKTFFNMLGPMVNPSFPNNQLVGVFNLELARMYAYLYQNTDTNFTILHSLDGYDEVSLTGPTKTITRSMEGMLNPEDFGVSLLAQSEIEGGKTIEESAQMFIDIISGKGSEAQNNVVCANAAMAIATVTKCSALEGFQIAKESLLSGKGLLSLKTLQELSK
- the trpC gene encoding indole-3-glycerol phosphate synthase TrpC — encoded protein: MNILDKIIIDKKQEVILKKSIIPVSQLEASVFFEKKTISLSDNLQNSTSGIIAEHKRRSPSKAEINYSFTVEEVTKGYENAGACGISVLTDGKYFGGSLDDLLLARATVNIPLLRKEFIVDEYQILEAKAHGADLILLIAAVLTRDEIKKLSEFAKSLGLEVLLEVHNQEELEKSIMPTLDMIGVNNRNLKTFEVSLDFSKQLAAQIPNDFVKISESGISSIEAINELKPYGYKGFLIGENFMKTDNAGKAATEFISKLI
- a CDS encoding phosphoribosylanthranilate isomerase, whose translation is MKLKICGMKYPENILEVGALLPDYMGFIFWEKSARYFDGIIPDLPKSIKKVGVFVNESSSLILEKVEKYNLQAIQLHGHESVEFCLDLKNEIKNLKQVQIEIIKVFSVADDFDFEVLKPFETVCDYFLFDTKGKLPGGNGTPFDWKVLEKYPSNKPFFLSGGIGIAEMGAVNEISKTNLPLYAIDVNSKFEIEPGLKNIQLCKDALQCVSTVIKK
- a CDS encoding anthranilate synthase component I family protein produces the protein MKSYILNTKYKQILADTMTPVSVYFKIRDKFPNSLLLESSDYHGNDNSFSYICCNPIASIKIENETIFKSYPDGTSEKIAINSDTDIPKVIQAFSHQFKSTKNDFKFINNGLFGYISYDAVRYFEKVTIAKKDNSNTIPDVYYAVYQNIIAINHFKNEAYIFCHSLDDTNNISEIEQLLQSRNIASYKFTKEGEGFSNLTDEEFKHNVALAKKHCFRGDVFQLVLSRRFTQGFKGDEFNVYRALRSINPSPYLFFFDYGNFKIFGSSPEAQIIVKNRKAEIHPIAGTFKRTGNDEQDAILAKELSEDKKENSEHVMLVDLARNDLSRNGHDVNVEKYREVQFFSHVIHLVSKVTGHLHDKATTMQVVADTFPAGTLSGAPKHRAMQLIEEYEKTNRNFYGGAIGFMDFEGNFNHAIMIRTFLSKNHQLHSQAGAGIVASSDEESEMQEVYNKLKALNKALDLAETI
- a CDS encoding anthranilate synthase component II, with amino-acid sequence MKKIVVIDNYDSFTYNLVHYLEDLNCEVSVYRNDEFDIEEIERFDKILLSPGPGIPDEAGLLKDVIRKYAPTKSILGVCLGQQAIGEVFGGSLSNLDKVYHGVATKVKTVVDNEILFEGIGNEFEVGRYHSWVVEANLPDVLEATSFDENGQVMSLRHRTFDVRGVQFHPESVLTPNGKKMLENWVKS